Proteins from a genomic interval of Crassostrea angulata isolate pt1a10 chromosome 7, ASM2561291v2, whole genome shotgun sequence:
- the LOC128155662 gene encoding uncharacterized protein LOC128155662, translating into MDSIGEEREQIEDDIERLNLALQVEGSTVELNDEEEEELDDIFTNEDSIDPDDYESVNTIPSQDSEPTHVETSEIDQMSGMSEISHLPINAETCLALNRTYQELILESLKKIELALNENREKQKVLEEGLETKSKGAPKTTDKSTTNKKKSSAMFCKPYFKDKDQKVAPHNSDVEMKKMTQEHKQDVSPPQAWSIAQRCKLQEAIKAEGLKQKIVPLLNRKEILVEKVKHIETELMKISIESFKNEENVTDDEEESEHLTGTREIKEQDLVELKQKIEEVDKEMEKAKQTSEIELLFNLDSEKVDWLMIANVIFDGKRDERECRIMWKNVLHPSINKEKWSAQETKDLQELANKYNMRNWPAIAKELGTGRTPFQCLQFYQHSLNETWNNRPWTEEEDEMLREVVESVRMGNRISFAQVSYFLDGRSQSQCTSRWNQINPSMKRGRWSLHEDCLLITAVQLHGPKNWRLIKEYVHGRTPIQCRDRYNNCLNPSINAAQTWSYEDDKLLLKRVNSQLEKGSSVSWVKILPEFPGRIDGQLLSRYRRLQAWKMKSEWVEKQSEQEKKNMGVLEGEQLLREITKEEPTTSFLEMSKSFPDVCKEDYLKQIEDRRRGDLVVPRPPVMTHCATRCVQALWTRKKHLFSLVDQHLKNMDKLVPDHSTNIKEFKMFESLSKIQEKILRETMAKHPSDITVKDMLKISKKLTRTESCKDGRTKWIERDLICDDQIKDILIWKCFHSLLVDKRCGRPRKFYLFSPTGRKPPCAEEDDDEDVEKITDITVTLLMNALDVDHKSALEKSRELDPNSSTVGEEIDLLRRVTPNILPSNVTQTQPTIQIVSTTLNQSSSTNSQNQSSSTNSQNQSSSTNSQNQSSSTNSQNQSSSTNSQNQSSSTNSQNQSSSTSNQNQSSSTSNQNQSSSTSNQNQSSITNEQSNSSHENSDTAQTTNCGSALGRKRKVAVGTDQDAQVQSKKSKAISSSSNENANSSCNGKESSSVVQKNSNGCTEKNLNSVGVVGQGSSTPVANINRTSSSLGENPSSKTNMSALPAGARIIRLPPGVKLKPGDKIQDILAAHKLSMAALESQPSPASPVPDTQCSQTATRKQPVVPIDPSQTTTSKQPVVPIEPSQTTTRKQPVVPIEPGSRKKKKKSKSQPQKQSVVVLRPPSGIQDPKRVKILPPGTITTCAFKSVMLHRKYLMIRADELYSRQFYRLRGNELQKRVTLELSKQATGAVKIERNENEQHVGALNKTLYTMEKSVASSVAAKTARIKQKGEVGHDALAKVRKTKEFKMLQKRFEALFAWPALLSTISPPFISGQRGRPSSVSAQKSKKGKNKKPSSAVDEQTENDAKSEMEMEQPVKRKKPKLSYPCINRKYSWKRNVLSKEAKRLKKEARMKKLRETRERKLRGEYVPQKTRKRQPKTTATIRQSQRVAVKRSMTHDSQTQEDAPVIKKELKKVVKKKKKSQNEDPIPSNGKFQLLPGDAVMPVALISNIASSIDNNSIQNAEGGSSVTIPQTLQDLQQLTASINSNISFVANNSILNTGSGSSVTVPPTLLGLQQPTASSSNILPSSAEYGTSQRTSVPPQQVSLPFVSVTDINIQTVPPTENPGAPPFIFAIVPSATGDGQVLQAVPNSVLKDAVNSSNQVIPDQDQAKPD; encoded by the exons ATGGACAGTATTGGGGAAGAAAGGGAACAGATTGAAGATGACATTGAGAGACTAAATCTTGCTTTGCAAGTGGAGGGTTCTACTGTCGAACTAAATGATGAAGAGGAAGAAGAATTGGATGATATCTTCACAAATGAGGATAGCATTGATCCTGATG attATGAAAGTGTTAACACTATTCCTTCTCAGGACTCTGAGCCAACACATGTG GAAACTAGTGAAATAGACCAGATGTCTGGAATGTCAGAAATAAGCCACCTACCAATCAATGCAGAAACCTGTCTTGCACTCAACAGAACATATCAAGAACTTATTCTTGAATCACTGAAAAAAATTGAGTTGGCATTGAATGAAAACAGAGAAAAACAG AAAGTGTTGGAAGAAGGACTAGAAACCAAATCTAAAGGAGCTCCCAAGACAACTGACAAGTCCActacaaataaaaagaaaagctcAGCAATGTTTTGCAAACCTTATTTCAAAGACAAAGACCAGAAG GTAGCTCCGCATAACTCCGACGTTGAAATGAAAAAGATGACTCAGGAACACAAACAAGATGTTTCTCCACCCCAGGCTT GGAGCATCGCCCAGAGATGTAAACTACAGGAGGCTATCAAGGCAGAAGGACTGAAGCAGAAGATTGTTCCCCTACTTAACAG GAAAGAGATTTTAGTGGAAAAAGTTAAACATATAGAAACAGAACTGATGAAGATCAGCATAGAGAGTTTCAAGAATGAAGAAAATGTGACTGATGATGAAGAGGAAAGCGAACATCTGACTGGAACCAG agagataaaagaacaggaTCTTGTAGAATTGAAGCAGAAGATCGAGGAAGTGGACAAAGAAATGGAGAAAGCCAA GCAAACGTCAGAAATTGAGTTGCTTTTTAATCTTGATAGCGAAAAAGTGGACTGGTTAATGATTGCCAATGTAATT TTTGATGGAAAAAGAGATGAAAGGGAGTGTCGGATTATGTGGAAAAATGTTCTACATCCTtctataaacaaagaaaaatggTCGGCACAAGAAACCAAAGACCTGCAGGAACTTGCAAATAAGTACAACATGAGAAACTGGCCAGCTATTGCTAAGGAACTAGGG ACAGGGAGAACCCCATTCCAGTGCCTCCAGTTTTACCAGCACTCACTCAATGAAACATGGAACAACAG GCCTTGGACTGAAGAAGAGGATGAAATGTTGAGGGAGGTTGTAGAGAGTGTTCGTATGGGCAACAGAATCTCTTTTGCTCAAG TGTCCTACTTTCTGGATGGGAGGAGTCAGAGTCAGTGTACATCCAGGTGGAACCAGATCAACCCTAGCATGAAGAGGGGAAGATGGAGTCTTCATGAGGATTGT TTGCTCATTACTGCAGTTCAGCTGCATGGACCAAAGAACTGGAGACTCATCAAGGAATATGTCCATGGAAGAACTCCTATACAGTGCCGAGACCGCTACAATAACTGTTTGAACCCCTCCATCAATGCAGCGCAAACATGGTCATACGAAGATGACAAATTACTACTGAAACGTGTCAATAGTCAGTTAGAAAAAG gatCTTCTGTAAGTTGGGTGAAAATTTTGCCAGAATTTCCAGGCCGAATAGATGGTCAGCTTCTTTCCAGATACCGTCGACTTCAGGCATGGAAGATGAAATCTGAATGGGTGGAGAAACAATCT GAACAAGAAAAGAAGAACATGGGAGTCCTTGAGGGGGAACAACTCTTACGAGAAATCACAAAAGAGGAACCAACCACTAGTTTCCTG GAAATGTCCAAATCCTTCCCTGATGTTTGTAAAGAAGACTACCTAAAACAAATAGAGGACAGACGACGAG GTGATTTGGTGGTACCTAGGCCTCCAGTGATGACACATTGTGCCACAAGATGTGTCCAGGCCCTCTGGACGAGGAAAAAACATCTCTTTAGTCTTGTTGACCAACACCTGAAAAATATGGACAAACTTGTCCCAGATCATAGCACAAATATTAAAGAATTCAAAATGTTTGAGTCATTG AGTAAAATTCAGGAGAAGATTCTTCGGGAAACAATGGCAAAACATCCCAGTGATATCACGGTCAAGGACATGCTGAAAATCAGCAAGAAGCTGACCAGAACTGAGAGCTGCAAAGATGGCCGAACCAAGTGGATAGAGAGGGACCTGATATGTGACGACCAGATCAAGGACATTCTCATCTGGAAATGCTTCCACTCCTTGCTTGTTGACAAAAGATGTGGCCGACCGAGAAAATTTTACTTGT TCAGTCCAACAGGAAGAAAGCCTCCATGTGCtgaagaagatgatgatgaGGATGTGGAGAAGATAACGGACATCACTGTGACTCTATTAATGAAT GCTCTTGATGTTGACCATAAAAGTGCTTTGGAGAAAAGCAGAGAGCTGGACCCTAACAGTAGCACTGTGGGGGAGGAAATTGATTTACTGAGGAGGGTTACTCCCAATATATTGCCATCAAATGTTACTCAGACGCAACCAACTATTCAAATTGTTTCCACCACTTTGAATCAATCATCCAGCACCAACAGCCAAAATCAGTCATCCAGCACCAACAGCCAAAATCAGTCATCCAGCACCAACAGCCAGAATCAGTCATCCAGCACCAACAGCCAGAATCAGTCATCCAGCACCAACAGCCAGAATCAGTCATCCAGCACCAACAGCCAGAATCAGTCATCCAGCACTAGCAACCAGAATCAGTCATCCAGCACTAGCAACCAGAATCAGTCATCCAGCACTAGCAACCAGAATCAGTCATCCATCACAAATGAACAGTCCAACTCTTCTCATGAAAATTCTGATACTGCACAGACAACAAATTGTGGATCAGCACTTGGGAGAAAGCGGAAGGTGGCAGTGGGTACAGATCAAGATGCCCAGGTTCAAAGCAAGAAGTCCAAAGCAATTTCATCATCATCCAATGAAAATGCAAATAGCAGTTGTAATGGAAAAGAAAGTTCAAGCGTTGTGCAAAAGAATAGCAATGGTTGTACAGAGAAAAACTTGAATAGTGTTGGAGTAGTGGGTCAAGGTTCATCTACACCAGTTGCTAACATAAACAGGACTTCGTCATCATTGGGAGAAAATCCTTCATCAAAAACCAATATGTCTGCCTTACCAGCAGGGGCCAGAATTATTAGACTTCCTCCAGGTGTGAAACTCAAACCAGGTGATAAAATACAGGACATTTTGGCAGCCCACAAATTATCTATGGCTGCATTAGAGAGTCAACCATCCCCTGCCAGTCCTGTACCAGATACTCAATGTTCTCAGACTGCAACTAGAAAGCAGCCTGTTGTCCCAATAGACCCTAGTCAGACTACGACTAGTAAGCAGCCTGTTGTCCCAATAGAACCTAGTCAGACTACGACTAGAAAGCAGCCTGTTGTCCCAATAGAACCTGGCAGcaggaaaaagaaaaagaaatccaaatCTCAACCTCAGAAACAGAGTGTTGTGGTGTTAAGACCTCCCTCTGGCATACAGGACCCGAAAAGGGTCAAGATTCTCCCTCCAGGAACAATTACTACTTGTGCTTTCAAGAGTGTGATGCTACACAGGAAGTATTTGATGATCAGGGCTGATGAACTTTACAGCAGACAGTTTTACAGGCTCCGTGGTAATGAACTTCAGAAGAGAGTGACTTTGGAGTTGTCTAAGCAGGCGACGGGTGCAGTGAAGatagaaagaaatgaaaatgaacAGCATGTAGGTGCCTTGAATAAAACTCTTTATACTATGGAGAAATCTGTCGCCAGTAGTGTAGCTGCCAAAACAGCTAGAATTAAACAGAAGGGAGAAGTTGGTCATGATGCTTTAGCAAAAGTAAGGAAAACAAAAGAATTCAAGATGTTACAGAAGAGATTTGAAGCCCTCTTTGCCTGGCCTGCTCTTCTGTCCACAATTTCCCCTCCATTTATCTCTGGACAAAGGGGTAGACCTTCATCTGTCAGTGCACAAAAGAGCAAAAAAGGAAAGAATAAGAAGCCCAGTTCAGCTGTTGATGAACAGACAGAGAATGATGCAAAGTCTGAAATGGAAATGGAACAGCCAGTTAAGAGGAAAAAACC gaagcTTTCCTATCCTTGCATCAATAGAAAATATTCTTGGAAGCGAAATGTTTTGAGCAAGGAAGCAAAGAGACTCAAGAAAGAGGCCAGAATGAAGAAATTGAGAGAAACAAGGGAGAGAAAGCTAAGGGGAG AGTATGTGCCACAGAAGACCAGAAAACGGCAGCCTAAAACAACAGCTACTATTCGCCAAAGTCAAAGAGTGGCAGTCAAACGAAGTATGACCCACGATTCACAAACCCAAGAAGATGCTCCTGTTATCAAAAAAGAGTTGAAAAAAGTTgtcaagaagaagaagaaatccCAAAACGAAGATCCCATCCCCAGCAATGGAAAGTTCCAACTTCTCCCTGGGGATGCTGTAATGCCTGTAGCACTGATTAGCAACATCGCCTCTTCCATTGATAACAATTCTATCCAAAATGCAGAGGGGGGAAGCTCAGTGACTATACCCCAAACTTTACAAGATCTTCAACAACTTACAGCAAGCATCAACAGCAACATCTCCTTTGTTGCTAACAATTCTATCCTCAACACAGGGAGTGGAAGCTCAGTGACTGTACCTCCTACACTTCTAGGACTTCAACAGCCTACAGCAAGCTCCAGCAACATTCTGCCCTCATCAGCAGAGTATGGGACATCCCAGAGGACATCTGTACCACCCCAGCAAGTGAGCCTGCCGTTTGTATCTGTAACAGACATAAACATCCAGACCGTGCCCCCCACAGAGAATCCTGGTGCTCCTCCATTTATTTTTGCTATAGTGCCGTCTGCTACAGGGGATGGTCAAGTGCTACAGGCTGTTCCAAATAGTGTGCTAAAGGATGCAGTGAACAGTTCAAACCAAGTGATTCCAGATCAGGACCAGGCCAAACCAGATTAG